Proteins from one Anopheles nili chromosome 2, idAnoNiliSN_F5_01, whole genome shotgun sequence genomic window:
- the LOC128722104 gene encoding ATP-sensitive inward rectifier potassium channel 11-like, translating into MRDLPELRLPDDVESGVLLPMENRSPRSTAGKSSPYFLTPDSGGSGQSPFRFDVTRSSRRRLGSPSFRTGLKKPRKRAVFKNGYCNVTATKVPHQQIRFLQDIFTTLVDARWRWTLLVFALGFVGSWMLFAVLYWLIAYSHGDFEESHLPPAQEDSNWTPCISNLYSFTSCFLFSLETQHTIGYGSRAMEEECPEAVFVMTLQSVHGVLVQAFLAGLVFAKMTRSKRRAQTLLFSRHAAISLRDGELCLMFRIGDMRKSHIIGANIRAQLIRAKVSSEREVMSQFRTELELTTDDCSSDVFFIWPQIVVHRINERSPLYGYSAEDILLDRFEIVVVLEGTVESTGQTTQARTSYVNTEILWGQRFEPVLLYNSDIESYEIDFSKFNETVSQETPRCSARQLQECYKLPTRGRSCDPLTGPELRLSQMEMSNERTPDRRFLFPVFDRRRSRSSSEL; encoded by the exons ATGCGCGATCTACCGGAGTTGCGTCTACCAGATGATGTGGAATCAGGAGTCTTGCTTCCGATGGAGAATCGATCACCGAGATCGACCGCAGGGAAGTCCAGTCCATATTTCCTTACACCGGATTCTGGTGGCTCTGGGCAGTCACCTTTTCGCTTCGACGTGACGAGATCTTCACGAAGAAG ACTTGGGTCACCGTCATTTCGGACGGGGTTAAAAAAACCCCGCAAACGGGCAGTCTTTAAGAACGGCTACTGCAACGTGACTGCTACCAAGGTTCCACACCAGCAAATCCGGTTTCTGCAGGACATCTTCACGACGCTTGTGGATGCCCGGTGGCGCTGGACGTTGCTGGTGTTCGCACTCGGTTTTGTGGGGTCCTGGATGCTGTTCGCTGTGTTGTACTGGCTCATCGCTTACAGCCACGGAGACTTCGAGGAGAGTCATCTACCGCCAGCTCAGG AGGACAGCAACTGGACACCGTGCATCTCGAACTTGTACTCGTTTACGTCATGCTTCTTGTTCTCTCTCGAGACACAGCACACTATCGGATATGGTTCTCGAGCGATGGAAGAAGAGTGTCCTGAAGCCGTCTTCGTGATGACGTTGCAATCCGTCCACGGCGTGTTGGTTCAAGCGTTCTTAGCGGGTTTGGTGTTCGCGAAGATGACTCGTTCGAAACGTCGCGCCCAAACGCTGTTGTTTTCCCGTCACGCCGCCATATCGTTGCGAGACGGTGAGCTATGTCTGATGTTTCGGATTGGTGATATGCGTAAAAGTCACATCATTGGGGCAAACATCCGCGCGCAGTTGATCCGTGCCAAGGTATCCTCCGAGCGAGAGGTGATGTCGCAGTTTCGCACCGAATTGGAGCTCACGACAGATGACTGCTCGTCAGATGTCTTCTTCATTTGGCCTCAGATCGTAGTGCACCGGATCAATGAACGATCGCCACTGTATGGATACTCGGCTGAAGACATCCTGCTGGATAGATTTGAGATCGTCGTAGTGCTTGAAGGAACGGTTGAGTCGACGGGACAAACAACGCAGGCTCGAACGAGCTATGTTAACACTGAAATTTTGTGGGGTCAACGCTTTGAGCCGGTACTGCTTTATAACTCCGACATCGAGAGCTACGAGATCGACTTTTCGAAGTTCAACGAAACCGTCTCACAAGAAACGCCAAGGTGTTCGGCCAGGCAGCTGCAAGAATGCTACAAACTTCCAACGAGAG GTAGATCGTGCGATCCTTTAACGGGACCGGAGCTGAGATTGTCTCAAATGGAGATGTCGAACGAACGTACGCCCGATcgtcggtttttgtttcccgttTTCGACCGTCGACGATCTCGATCGTCCTCCGAACTGTAG
- the LOC128720746 gene encoding G protein-activated inward rectifier potassium channel 3-like, translating to MNCDSENPQQSDGSGKLEHSMLKLGPFDLSPSPGAYGEQFGYPSPITPVTPTTPLVCYPMKNRVLRPGVNRKYRKRAILKNGDCNVVLSRPPRQHLRFLQDIFTTLVDAQWRWTLLVFAFSFVGSWLFFAVIWWLISYTHGDLEELHMPDNQSEVGWIPCVYNIYSFTSAFLFSIETQHTIGYGVRTTTEECPEAIFVMCFQSIYGLMIQAFMVGIVFAKMTRPKQRSQTLLFSKNAVVCQRDGELCLMFRVGDMRKSHIIGASVRAQLIRTKMTREGETMAQYQHELDVGSDGSSSELFFIWPQIVVHRIDKESALYNLSASDMLRERFEIVVILEGTVESTGQSTQARSSYVNTEILWGHRFEPVVSYNKEQQGYEINYSKFDSTLQVDTPLCSARELAEFYRAQDEYRPPTDTGDSMSMKMQLERRWKDHYSTLVNTLSQYQLTDDTSHIGNGPDHLYPSRYLTIQGVPRRKKSYVALQNNLWNLFDRPPNPRLKGLPMGTSESPPQDGTITRRVSDDDPIVNSVTVQNINERLSGG from the exons ATGAACTGTGACAGTGAAAATCCACAGCAGTCAGatgggtcgggaaaattggAGCATTCGATGTTGAAGCTGGGCCCCTTCGACTTATCGCCATCACCAGGAGCATACGGAGAACAGTTTGGATATCCGTCACCCATCACTCCTGTGACTCCAACCACTCCACTCGTGTGCTACCCCATGAA AAATCGCGTTCTGCGCCCGGGTGTGAATCGAAAGTACCGCAAGAGGGCCATCCTGAAGAATGGAGATTGCAACGTCGTGCTGTCACGGCCACCGCGGCAACACCTGCGTTTTCTACAGGACATCTTCACTACGCTGGTAGACGCCCAGTGGCGTTGGACGCTGCTCGTATTTGCCTTCAGCTTCGTCGgatcgtggctttttttcgccGTCATCTGGTGGTTGATTTCATACACACACGGCGACCTTGAGGAGCTCCATATGCCCGATAACCAGT CTGAGGTCGGATGGATCCCGTGTGTGTACAACATCTACTCGTTCACGTCGGCGTTTCTGTTCTCGATCGAGACGCAACACACGATCGGGTATGGCGTGCGAACTACCACGGAAGAGTGTCCTGAGGCGATCTTCGTGATGTGTTTCCAGTCGATCTACGGCCTCATGATTCAGGCGTTCATGGTGGGCATTGTTTTTGCGAAGATGACACGCCCAAAGCAACGCAGTCAAACGCTGCTGTTCTCGAAGAACGCCGTCGTCTGTCAACGTGACGGTGAGCTATGTCTCATGTTTCGCGTCGGGGACATGCGCAAGAGCCACATCATTGGGGCGTCTGTACGCGCGCAACTGATAAGAACTAAAATGACGCGCGAAGGCGAAACGATGGCACAGTACCAGCACGAGTTGGACGTCGGCTCAGACGGCAGTTCGTCGGAGTTGTTCTTCATCTGGCCACAAATCGTAGTGCATCGGATTGACAAGGAGTCAGCGCTGTATAATCTGTCAGCGTCGGACATGTTGCGCGAGCGATTCGAGATCGTCGTCATTCTCGAAGGCACAGTTGAATCGACGGGTCAGTCAACGCAGGCTCGCTCGAGCTACGTGAACACCGAGATCCTGTGGGGTCACCGGTTCGAGCCAGTCGTGAGCTATAATAAGGAGCAGCAAGGATACGAAATCAACTACAGCAAGTTCGACTCTACGCTGCAGGTGGACACGCCGCTCTGTTCGGCCCGCGAACTGGCCGAGTTCTACCGGGCTCAAGACGAATACCGTCCGCCAACCG ATACTGGAGACAGCATGTCGATGAAGATGCAGCTCGAGCGCCGATGGAAAGACCACTACAGCACGCTGGTGAACACGCTCAGTCAGTACCAGCTGACGGACGACACGTCACACATCGGGAACGGACCAGACCACTTGTACCCTTCGCGGTACCTGACGATACAGGGCGTTCCGAGGCGGAAAAAGTCATACGTCGCGCTGCAGAACAACCTGTGGAATTTGTTCGATCGCCCACCGAATCCCAGACTCAAGGGTTTGCCGATGGGCACCTCCGAAAGTCCGCCGCAAGATGGAACAATTACACGCAGAGTCTCCGACGATGATCCCATCGTGAATAGCGTCACCGTGCAGAACATCAATGAACGGTTGTCTGGGGGTTGA